From Xyrauchen texanus isolate HMW12.3.18 chromosome 36, RBS_HiC_50CHRs, whole genome shotgun sequence, one genomic window encodes:
- the LOC127630051 gene encoding high affinity immunoglobulin gamma Fc receptor I-like produces MELIHYCLIALVALANAEFEEPTAARVLANITLSKGEIQVFTGEDLKITCSVPEDPSSSWRYKWFRDGAEIGLDGFREIRIEHSGEYSCQAEKDTEKRPFVLSTLPSLPLNLHVDRGWVLLQTPATPAIIDDTVILTCRIRNNPMAREVCFYKEASEIQCHNSKQLILTRATLEDGGIYWCRASWIQGNELHSAQSVPTPVTVLDKLNTPQLAIVSGRIVLGQEVHLRCNTQLNVKREDLHIEYYYMKNNSWLAPSSSSNTFIIRNVQHQDAGTYTCKAKVRILDVERLSDSLELKVR; encoded by the exons ATGGAGCTGATACACTACTGCTTAATCG cCCTTGTAGCTCTGGCAAATGCAGAATTTGAAG AGCCCACAGCAGCCCGAGTGCTGGCCAACATCACATTGAGTAAAGGTGAGATCCAGGTGTTCACAGGGGAAGATCTGAAGATCACCTGCAGCGTGCCTGAAGACCCCTCATCCTCCTGGAGGTACAAGTGGTTTCGGGATGGTGCTGAAATAGGTTTGGATGGTTTCCGAGAGATTCGTATTGAGCACAGTGGAGAATACAGCTGTCAGGCAGAGAAGGACACAGAGAAACGGCCCTTTGTTTTGAGCACTCTTCCCAGTCTGCCTCTCAACCTGCACGTGGATC GTGGATGGGTGCTCTTACAGACACCAGCTACACCTGCAATTATTGACGATACCGTGATACTGACGTGTCGCATTAGGAACAATCCCATGGCAAGAGAGGTTTGCTTCTATAAGGAGGCGTCTGAGATTCAGTGCCACAACAGTAAACAGTTGATTCTGACTCGTGCAACGCTTGAAGATGGAGGTATTTACTGGTGCAGGGCATCGTGGATACAGGGTAATGAATTACACTCGGCTCAGTCTGTTCCCACTCCTGTCACTGTACTAG ATAAGTTGAACACGCCGCAGTTGGCGATTGTTTCTGGTCGGATCGTTCTTGGGCAGGAagtgcatttaagatgtaacacccaGCTGAACGTTAAACGGGAAGACCTTCATATCGAATACTACTACATGAAAAACAACAGCTGGCTGGcaccttcctcctcctccaacaCATTCATCATCAGAAACGTACAACACCAGGATGCGGGGACGTACACCTGCAAAGCCAAAGTGAGAATTCTGGATGTGGAGAGGTTGAGCGACAGTCTGGAACTGAAGGTCCGTTAA